A region of the Paramormyrops kingsleyae isolate MSU_618 chromosome 6, PKINGS_0.4, whole genome shotgun sequence genome:
ACATTCACAGTAATATTTATATGGTTATTCACGCTATTTATAGGTGGCACAAAGCATGTTGGCATACTCGTCCTTAGCGTGCACCCCGCCTCCCCCTAACAGGTTACCCACCCTTGGCGACTCCTGATTCCACCACAAAAATCCCAGGGGGAGGCGGCGTGTCACAGTCCCTGGAGTCCCCACCATACCTCCATCCCCTGCCATATCCTGTAGAGGGGGGCCCAGTCAAGCCAGGGGGGGATACGGTGCCAGGCGATCCCTATATAGGACCACGGCCTTATGTCGCTCTGGCAGCTGCAGGAGGTAGACCACATCAGAGAGGCTCTTCAGAATTTCCCTCAGTCCCCTCCAATGACTGTCCAGCTTGGGCAGCTGTCCCTTCTTACAAAGAGGACAGTACCCCTAAACCGGGTCCTTTATCCCCAGTTCCCACGGTACCTTCAGTTCTGGGGGCAGCCCAAATAACAAGTCCACTGGGGTGCGCAACTCCCGCCCAAACATCAGCCAACGTGCACCAAGTGTTGTTGCAGACCACGCCAAAGACCTGCGCCTCAAAACCTGCCTGGTCACAATGCAGCTCCTTTGGCACACGATACAGCAGAAGAACTTCTCTCTCTGTGGTTGTGATGCTCTGATCGGGAACCGCAAACGCCTGACTCTTACCGTTTCTATCAGCTCTGGTAGGTTCGCAGTAGCGCTGCGGACTGGCGGCTTGGTCCTTCCTGGGCAGTGCGCGCATCACAACAATGGAGAAACAGCATGGTGTTCTGGCTGCATCCAGGCCGAGAGAAGTGGCTCCTAGTGTCTTTGCTGGGCCCTGTCACACCGTGCGCCGCATGAGGGACCGTCACTCAAAGGCTCTGGGGCACTAGCAGCTGGAACAGATGGCGGTCGCCATCCAGGTACTGCCAGCACTGGTACAGCACACTGTCCTGCTCCTCCAGTGCCCTCCACTGGTTCTAGAGGGCCTTGATCTCTAGGTCTAGGGCAAAGACCTCTCTCCACTCCAGTCTTCCCCCTTGCAGCCAGCCCCCCCACTCAGGTCAGCACCGGATTGCTGTCTCGCTCCACCCCTCATCTGCTGCCAGTCTCTCAGCGCTTGTGACTTGCGGCGCTACCGCTGTTGCACGCCTCTGGTTGTGCTGCTCAGCGCAGCGGCAGTGAGAGCAGTCATCCAGCTCGCAGGGGtgcagggaggggggtggtCAGCATTGCCATGGAGCTTGCCTGGCTGGTGCTGGACCACGAAGCTGTACCCCTGGAGGGCCTCCACTTAAAACtccagtaagtcggactcgttcccggtgagggttggactccgccagggctgccctttatcaccgattctgttcataacctttatggacagaatttctaggcacagccagggtgttgagggtgtccggtttggtgacctcaggattaggtctctgcttattgcagatgatgtggttctgttggcctcatcagaccgtgaccttcgtctctcactggaacagttcgcagccgggtgtgaagcggctggaatgaaaatcagcacctccaaatccgagaccatggtcctcagccggaaaagggtggagtgctctctccaggtcggggaggaggtccttctcCAAGTGGaggagtgagggaaggatggaatgggagatcgacaggtggatcggtgcggcgtcagcagtgatgcgggcgctgcatcggtctgtcgtggtgaagaaggagctgagccaaaaggcaaagctctcgatttaccagtcgatctacgttcctaccctcacctatggtcacgagctatgggtagtgaccgaaagaacgagattgcgagtgcaagcggccgaaatgagtttcctccacagggtggctgggctctcccttagagatagggtgaggagctcggtcattcgggagggactcagagtagagccgctgctcctccacatcgagAGGaaccagatgaggtggctctggcatctgattaggatgcctcctggatgcttccctggtgaggtgttccgggcatgtcccactgggaggaggccccggggaagacccaggacacgctggagggactatgtctctcggctggcctgggaacgcctcgggatccccccagaggagctggaggaagtggccggggagagggaagtctgggtttccctgctgagactgctgcccacgcaacccgacctcggataagtggaagttaatggatggatggatggatggatggatggatggatggatggaactcaATGCTTCAatataccaagacattttggagggttctatgcttccaactttgtgggagcAGGTTGAGGAAGCCTCTTTCCTATTTCAGCGTGACTGTGCCTCAGTGCACAAAGCCAGggccataaagacatggttgagtttgatgtggaagaacttgactggccttcACCGACCCTtgatctcaaccccatcaaacacctttgggatgaactagaatggagattgtgagccaggacACAATCTATCAGTACCTGACCTCTAAAGtactcttctggatgaatgggcaaaaaaccccacagacacactccataaacttgtggaaagccttcccagaagttTTGTAGTTGTTATAGCTGCAAACTGATGCCTATGCATTCAGAATCTGATGTCATACAAGTTTCTGTAGGTGTAAtagccaggtgtcccaatacttttctccatatagtgtatttgCTTATACAAAAAATCAAATGTAATCATGGAAGTGAATGACCTGCAGGGATAGAGGAGACGGTCCAGGCCATATATAAAgtttataaaatttaaaaattttatatataaaatttaaagaATTCAAACCATGTGGGAGCTGGAAGTAAGTCGATATGGTTGCATCAGTTATATCTATGTATGTTTTATcaacaaagaaaaatacattttatatgtttaatgggataaaaaaagaaaatgagacATTTAATATAATACTATAACCATATTCTTTTGTATATAAATGCAGTTTTTCTCCATGTTGACCGTAGGCTTTTGCATTAATTAACTCAGGGGTAAACGTGGGTGCTAGTCCATTTAATTCTTGCCATCTTACGAACATATTTAGCATATTTTCATAAAGTATACTTACCTGATTTGTAGAAGTGAGTGTTTCTCCTCATGCTACAAGAAAAACAACGACCACAGCACACTGGATGCCTCTTTGTTGGTAAACTTCTTATTCAAATCTTAATTTAACAGTACTCAAAACCATTTTGCCAGTTTACTGGGGAAATCCTCTACATGACAACATTGAAATGTTGTTGAGAGTTGTGTTAATTAGTTGCCCCGCTAGTCAGGAAGAAAgttcttatatattattaatgGGCCTTCTTTCTTTGTAGTCGTTTTGCAGTTTGTCATTTTAattggaaataaataaatgcgttTTCATTCTGCATCATCCTAAGCAGctgaatttttttgtttaacatgaCACTTTCCTTTTTCTGCTTTACATAACATTGAGACAGGTGGTTTCTGTCAGCAGTGATTTCTCTGCCTTCGacaaaaatattcattttcaccAGAAGGGGGAGACGGACgcttatttaaattgaaaaatacattttccactAGAATCCATTCCAGttgcatacatatataaatatgtagGGGAAACACCGTACTTCAGGTTCTTCAGTCATTTTGCTGTGTAGCATCTCATTGGGTGTACTAGTAACAACTcagttaaaataataaaataattacatttaatttatttcatcCATTTGGGTACCATCCTTTCATACTATAACGGCCAATCAGCATCAAGTTTATTTCCAGTGCCACAGAAATTCCATTTCTTTATTATGGATTAGGGTTTCCTAGCTCTTATAACCATTAAAATAGTGGCTATGTGACAGCAGGGGGATCCTGCACCATTGTGTTCTTAATTGCCATAATCAATCCACTGATGTCTCCAGATTTGTGAGCGCAGGAACATCAGCGGGGTGACTTACGATGGCGGGGCCAGGCCGGGGTGGTGGTCTGGCCCTCACAGCTCTGCGCTCCTACAGAAGATTGATGAATTGACTGCGGCACCGCTGCCGGTGTGTCTGCGTCCGCGCCGAGGGAGCCCCGGTTACGGCAGGGAATCCCAGCTATGGCACCCGTAGCGGCTCTGCTATTGTggctgaccagcagggggcctcGGGGGCTGGCGGCTCTGGGAGCGACTCTGACCCACATACTGCTGTCAGGCCCATGGAGACAcattgtggtgggggggggggacggttGTTAGAGAGTTTAGTAAATTACCCCCTTAACTGAAATGACTCTAGCTCTACCCACACACCATGCTCCACTTTCCAGGGCCTTCTGACATGAGTCCATTTTTTTCAACACTCTTTCACGCTTAGAAAGCCAGGCGTGCTCAGGCTGGTTCCCAGTGTCTGAGGGCGGGGGCCTTTTGACATGGGACCCGAACCAATTCCAACTGTAATGGAATGGACCTCGAGAGGTGGTCCCAGGCCGAGCAGAGCAGTCGCCGCATGACGTGAAGcgcagcgacccccccccccccccgcgacaCGAGGGGGACACAGAGCACTGGGACACTAGgtaggacccccccccctgcccccgtgACACGAGAGGGACACAGAGCACTGGGGCACTAggtaggaccccccccccctgcccccgtgACACAAGGGGGACATAGAGCACTATGACACTAGGCAGACTTTGACATTTATGTTTCCAGGGGACATGGAATCATTAGCCTTTCGCCCCCTAAAAACACATAAATCTATAAGTGAGCAAAGAACTTGAAGCAACATTGTCAGGAGAGTCACTCTTTATTTAATGAAGGCAGACTTCCCAATagactatttaaaaaataatgtgtctCTAAGTGTTCAGAAAGCCACATAAGTGATAAGGGAATGATATCAGCTTCTATGTAGCACATGATGACAGATTTTTGttaatgagcaaaaaaaaattctaaccccccccccccaagatttTTTTTGGGCTTAATGACCTCTTTGGCTCAGCACCTgcattttcatgaaaacaattAACTGAAGAAACTGTTTAGTGAAGTAGTGAAGCATTTGCTAACATGTCTGTCTGGcactggaggatggatggaaagacaaacggatggatggacagacaaacAGATGGATGTATACTGGCACAATTTTTTATTAATGCTAGTGAATTATCTGTGACATATAAATCAGTTTCACTCTGCTGCCCTTATTCAGCtgcatatgtaaataaataattgagGTGATCATCTTCAAAAAGTTGCAACAGGGCcattcaaacagaaaaagaacagATTTATTCTCCCTATAAAGCAGTATACAATGGAATGACTGCAAAAATGAATCACATGATAACCTGATAAACAAATTTTTCATtgctaaaaaatattttcagttggTATAGCTATTAAAATTGAACAGTAAACTTACACCAAAAAGTCACATTTTTAAGAGAAGCCAATGGATTGAACATCAAaaactttccaaaaataaaacacatttttatattaaatagAAATACACAGGCAATAATTACAAGATAAATAAGACATTATACAAGAATGTGGAACACCATTGAATTTTCAGACCAATTTGagtaaaatatacataattcCTCTTTAGTGTTTAAAAAAAGTGACTTACTCAGGATGCTTTATCGTGGATTATTTCCATGAGTGTCTGCAGGCACAGTCAGAAGGTGGCTCACATAGACAAATGCAGACGCAGTACTCCCACGCACGGCACTGTGCATGATCATTAAAATGCAGCGTGCGGAGGACTGTCAGGCAGGCTACACAAACAGCAGTAACCTAGAGGCCTGTTACGAATAACAGAAAACTCCATTCACACTTACGTCACCGTCAATCGGAGAATGAATATTATCCGAATCAATCTGACTTAATGTCCACTAAACATCAGGAAAGTAAAATCACTGTACGGCAGATTACTACATTTTCAGCCTGGGAACGCGCAGGCTGACTACTTCGTTTCTGGCGTGTCGCTCACAATGCACGCATCACTACCAAGGAATAAGAgaaatatttacagaaataatGCAAACCGACACAGAGATTAAATCATGTTTCTTGGTCTCCCCCTGAAGTACACTTGCAGCACATGTGGAAATGCGCCGCGTGCAGCCTTGCCGTCCTCCTGTGTGTCTCCTGCACGAAGCAGATGAATCGACTGTGTGAGCTCATTCCCAGCTCTTCTGGCCATGCGAGGCCTGGCAAGGCTACTTTCGCACGCAGCAGAGGGCATTGCGGCGGCGTGGATGGATGACCAGCCTCTGAGTGAAGCGCTAGGGCTCCATTCCGGTACTTTGCCAACCTCAAACACGACGTAAGTGCAGCTCAAGTACAACGGTGACAGCGACACACTGTTCCCATGTCCAGGCGACTTCGCAGGAAGCTGATGTTACTGACAGCCAGAACGGCTTAGAGGGGAACAGAAAATGAACTGGAGTAGAAAATACACAGCAAAGTGTTTTCAGCGTTTGTTCAGTCGTAATCCCAGCATGCCTGCTGTTATGCGTGTATAGCTATATCTATGTGGCTGTTGTCTCCCTTCAGCAGCAGCTCCTTTTAAATATGGTAgcgttaattaaaaaaaaaaaaacagcaaaaccaAATAAATGCACCATGACAGTCACAGCTTGTAATAAActgtaatgaaaaaaagcagCTTCTGCTGGATCCGTAGctattacataaaaaaaaaaaaaaacgctgaaTGAAAGAACAACTGAATTGACTTAAAGATTTGAATCTAATTAGACAGATTAGTTGCACGCCAGCATTTAACGAAACCAAACCCAGAAAACAGATGGAGCTAAGTTACACTATTTTCTCAGCCACTGCCCACGGCGGAGAAGTAGGGCCATTTGTTAAATCGACACGGAATCTTATTCGCAGTCTACGAGGTCACACAGAGACTTTACAACGAAAGCATTTTCTCGTTCCACTCAAAAGTCACAAACTCACAAAACGTAGGTATGACACCCCATTCCAGAAGAGACGCCATGAAATGTGACATATCATCACACAGCCTCCATCCCTAAATGCACGTTCTTAGCAGGATGAGCTCGGGGGGGGACTTAAATAATTTTGTAGAAAACATGACTGGTGTCGGTTCCATGGGCCCagcatgatatgctttcatggggcccaaaatctttagTGACACCCCTCCCCTGCTCCCATATAACCTCAATCTGACATTCTGCAAATAAACACAAACGAGTGGAAGATACCTGACTCGCAGTATTCCCACTTTCATCAGCAAGACATTCGGCCAAATCAGCATGCAGCGGTTCATTGTCTGACCTGTGTGTGAGCACGTGTGCCTAAGATCCAGCCAACACTCACCCACCCAACAACagaacagcaacaataacaacaacgaCGAAGACAAAGACTGTCTGGCACGCCCTTGAGCGCCAGGCCTGGCTCACTTCTTGTTCTTGAGCTGGTTGGCCAGCCAGTCCAGGCCCTCGTACAGCCCGTCGCCGCTGGTGGCACAAGTGGCCTGGATGTACCAGTTGCGGTGCCGCAGGGAGTGCAGGCCCAGTTTGTCCGTGATCTCGGCCGCGTTCATGGCATTGGGCAGGTCCTGCGGGGGAAGCGTCACAGGCTAGAATGCATCTTTCTACACATTTAACCTACGTGTTGCTAAGGATTTCCAATTCTGCATAAAAAGGGAATGAGATAATAACAAAAGGCAAGATGAAATTATAAAAGCAGATCtgagaaaacagcagcaatCGACAGAAGGATTCTGAGTGAACCATtaaacaaagagagagagagagagagagagaatacaaaacaataaagtCCTCTGGCTTACAGTCTAAAAACCCATTTTCCCCCAATACTGAGAACTAAAAACAGCTTGACTTTGTGGAATATGGGTTTCTGTTAGTGAAGAGGCAGACTtctgggcgggggggaggggcacctGTTTGTTGGCAAAGAGCAGCAAGACAGCGTCACGTAGCTCATCCTCCGCCAGCATCCTCATCAGCTCCTCCCGCGCCTCGTTCACCCTCTCCCGGTCGTTACTGTCCACCACGAAGATCAGTCCTGCCAGTGCCGTTTCAAGcttttttttggttattttgttaaattaatGGAGGGTGAATAACTTGAGTGAACCTCAAAATAATGAACAAAGGTACACAGAATCACCCAGGGATACAAGATGATTATTGgtataataaatatatgtaaataactGTAACTGTAGCATATCTGGACTATCTAAACTTAATTTTAACTAATGCTGCGGTACCAATTTTTTAAGTAATGCAACAACTGGACCTCCACATTTGAACCCTGGCACTGGGATTTTTAAAGACACATTTCCAGTATCTGATCTGGTTAACCGCCAGATCCAGCCGACTTGGCGGACAGATCTGGCAGttcatttaaaatgatgtgtttcagcaaacaaaaaaaaaattcaattctACAGAGAAGAAGCTGGAGGCAACATGATTTGTTAAAACGGCTGTCGGAAACGGGATTCCAAAGCTCAAAATGCATTAGAGGCATAAtcataaagaagaaaaaatctGAGAAGAGCGCCAAACAGCCATTAACTCTGGGTGCTACTTTGACCCCTAGCTGGCCGCTGGTGTCCTGCTCCCTACCACAGCACACGGCATGTTCTTCGCTTCTTCCCCGAGGCATAAAGAGACCAAGCCGCTCAGTGTTTATGTGGCTTAGCACCCTGCTGGACGTGCATCCATCTGAGGGCCCTGCAGACTGACCTTGGGTGTTCTGGAAGTAGTGTCTCCAGAGAGGCCGGATCTTGTCCTGCCCGCCCACGTCCCACACCGTGAAGCTGATGTTCTTGTACTCCACCGTCTCTACGTTGAAAcctgagagtgtgtgtgtgtgtgtgtgtgtatgtgtgtgtgtgtgtgtgggggggggggtgacatatCTGTTGGTTCAAGCCACAGATCGCAGCGATAACTAGAGAGAAAACAATAGTACTAGCAGTGGAGCGAGAACATGGAGTTCTGCCAGAGTGCAGCTTGTATACATCCTCCATTTTCACACTCCCAACAGCGACACACATCTCCAGAGCACTAAGTAAATGCACTCCGCAGACACGTGTGCATTACCACCAACTCCCTACCTATGGTGGGTATGGTGGTGACGATCTCTCCCAGCTTGAGTTTGTACAGGATGGTGGTTTTCCCAGCTGCGTCCAGCCCCACCATCAGAATGCGCATCTCCTTCTTCCCAATCAGACTTTTCAGCAGGTTCCCGAAAATGTTCCCCATTGCAGCCTATGTGCCTTCCAGCTAGACTCTTCTCCCGTTCCAGGCACTGGGTCCGTGACGGCTT
Encoded here:
- the arf3a gene encoding ADP-ribosylation factor 3a; translated protein: MGNIFGNLLKSLIGKKEMRILMVGLDAAGKTTILYKLKLGEIVTTIPTIGFNVETVEYKNISFTVWDVGGQDKIRPLWRHYFQNTQGLIFVVDSNDRERVNEAREELMRMLAEDELRDAVLLLFANKQDLPNAMNAAEITDKLGLHSLRHRNWYIQATCATSGDGLYEGLDWLANQLKNKK